One segment of Taeniopygia guttata chromosome 17, bTaeGut7.mat, whole genome shotgun sequence DNA contains the following:
- the LOC140685208 gene encoding uncharacterized protein yields the protein MCPQGLCPPCPAGFGEHSPSLVSPGALSPLSCRIWGAEPLLGVPKGFVPLVLQDLGCRAPLCVPRGFVPLVLRCLGCRTPHWCPQGLCPPCPAGFGEQNPSVCPQRLSPALEPLSPLSCRIWGAEPLCVSPWALSPLSRGIWGAEPLRVSPRALSPLSRRIWGAEPLHVSPGALSPLSCRIWGAEPLLGVPRALSPLSCRIWGAEPLLGIPKGFIPLVPQDLGCRAPPWCPQGLCPPCPAGFGVQNPSLVSPRALSPLSCRISGAEPLHVSQGLCPPCPAGFGVQSLSLVSPGALSPLSCRIWGAEPLCVSPRALSPLSCRIWGAEPLLGVPKGFVALVLQDLGCRAPPCVPEGFVPLVLRCLGSRTPPCVPKGFVPLVLQDLGSRTPPCVPKGFVLQDLGSRTPPWCPQGLCPPCPAGFGCRAPPWCPQGLCHPCPAVFGVQSPSLVSPRALSPLSCRIWGAEPLLGVPRGFVPLVLRCLGCRTPPWCPQGLSPPCPAGFGVQSPSVCPQGLCPPCPAVFGVQSPSVCPQGFVPLVLQDLGCRAPPWCPQGLCPPCPAGFGVQSPFLVSPGALSPLSCRIWGAEPLCVSQGLSPALVPGAVLTSLVFLEIAAANGGGAVGSRAEPRSVPGVSPAVPAAIPGFNCCSKCSCSKPCWERARGRVGHTRIGNPSTPPPVSSTV from the exons ATGTGTCCCCAGGGGCTTTGTCCCCCTTgtcctgcaggatttggggaacACAGCCCCTccttggtgtccccaggggctttgtcccccttgtcctgcaggatttggggtgcagagcccctccttggtgtccccaagggctttgtcccccttgtcctgcaggatttggggtgcagagcccctctgtgtgtccccaggggctTTGTCCCCCTTGTCCTGCGGTGTTTGGGGTGCAGAACCCCTCattggtgtccccaggggctttgtcccccttgtcctgcaggatttggggagcaGAAcccctctgtgtgtccccagagACTGTCCCCAGCCTTGGAGCCTTTGTCCCCCTTgtcctgcaggatttggggtgcagagcctctctgtgtgtccccatggGCTTTGTCCCCCTTGTCCCGCGGTATTTGGGGTGCAGAGCCCCTCCGTGTGTCCCCAAGGGCTTTGTCCCCCTTGTCCcgcaggatttggggtgcagagcCCCTCCATGTGTCCCCAGGGGCTTTGTCCCCCTTgtcctgcaggatttggggtgcagagcCCCTCCTTGGTGTCCCAAGGGCTTTGTCCCCCTTgtcctgcaggatttggggtgcagagcCCCTCCTTGGTATCCCCAAGGGCTTTATCCCCCTTGTCCcgcaggatttggggtgcagagcccctccttggtgtccccaagggctttgtcccccttgtcctgcaggatttggggtgcagaaCCCCTccttggtgtccccaagggctTTGTCCCCCTTGTCCTGCAGGATTTCGGGTGCAGAGCCCCTCCATGTGTCCCAAGGGCTTTGTCCCCCTTgtcctgcaggatttggggtgcagagcCTCTccttggtgtccccaggggctttgtcccccttgtcctgcaggatttggggtgcagagcccctctgtgtgtccccaagGGCTTTGTCCCCCTTgtcctgcaggatttggggtgcagagcCTCTccttggtgtccccaagggctTTGTTGCCCTTgtcctgcaggatttggggtgcagagcCCCTCCGTGTGTCCCCGAGGGCTTTGTCCCCCTTGTCCTGCGGTGTTTGGGGAGCAGAACCCCTCCATGTGTCCCCAAGGGCTTTGTCCCCCTTgtcctgcaggatttggggagcaGAACCCCTCCATGTGTCCCCAAGGGCTTTgtcctgcaggatttggggagcaGAACCCCTccttggtgtccccaagggctTTGTCCCCCTTGTCCTGCAGGATTTGGGTGCAGAGCCCCTccttggtgtccccaggggcttTGTCACCCTTGTCCTGCGGTGTTTGGGGTGCAGAGCCCCTccttggtgtccccaagggctttgtcccccttgtcctgcaggatttggggtgcagagcccctccttggtgtccccaggggcttTGTCCCCCTTGTCCTGCGGTGTTTGGGGTGCAGAACCCCTccttggtgtccccaagggcttagtcccccttgtcctgcaggatttggggtgcagagcccctctgtgtgtccccaagGGCTTTGTCCCCCTTGTCCTGCGGTGTTTGGGGTGCAGAGcccctctgtgtgtccccagggctttgtcccccttgtcctgcaggatttggggtgcagagcccctccttggtgtccccaggggctttgtcccccttgtcctgcaggatttggggtgcagagccccttcttggtgtccccaggggctttgtcccccttgtcctgcaggatttggggtgcagagcccctctgtgtgtcccaggggctgtccccagcccttgTCCCCGGGGCTGTGCTCACATCCCTGGTTTTTCTGGAAATCGCTGCTGCGAATGGAGGAGGAGCCGTGGGAAGCCGGGCTGAG CCCCGGAGTgtccccggagtgtccccagctgtccccgcAGCCATCCCGGGATTCAACTGCTGTTCCAAGTGTTcctgctccaaaccctgctgGGAGCGAGCGAGGGGGCGAGTGGGACACACTCGCATTGGAAACCCCTCCACTCCTCCTCCAGTTTCTTCCACTGTTTAA